Proteins from a genomic interval of Acinonyx jubatus isolate Ajub_Pintada_27869175 chromosome B4, VMU_Ajub_asm_v1.0, whole genome shotgun sequence:
- the ARHGAP9 gene encoding rho GTPase-activating protein 9 isoform X2: MLSGWWWPSTWGSLGLGSRNPSQGSQLCALYAFTYTGADGRQVSLAEGDRFLLLRKTNSDWWLARRLGAPSTSRPIFVPAAYMAEESISSQRPTTITSSQSLWIPGPKLFPGSLEELHLSQEPPGRAQATSKQPPPLPPKMCRSVSVTNLRPTLLKPFQEGASGRSLSQENLLTEANANPARPQPLMSEHPVYCNLVDLRRCPKSPPPSPVCPPLQRLDAWEQHLDPNSGRCFYINSLTGSKSWKPPRRTRVREMNLGSMEGTQTRNRGNGVLQPQTKGSESETGNPELLGPQGSLSHCQHTSQLHPSDQPAALQPTRPLPQVLDDPHEVEKSGLLNVTKIAQGGRKLRKNWSSSWVVLAGNSLVFYREPPPAAPSSIWGPAGSRPESSVDLRGAALAHGRHLSSRRNVLHIRTVPGHEFLLQSDHETELRAWHRALRAVIERLDRENPLELRLSGSGPAELEELSGGEEDEEESEPVSRPLLRIGGRGSSRRCPEGNEQNRVRNKLKRLIAKRPSLQSLQERGLLRDQVFGCQLESLCQREGDTVPSFVRLCIAAVDKRGLDVDGIYRVSGNLAVVQKLRFLVDRERAVTSDGRYVFPEQPGQEGRLDLDSAEWDDIHVVTGALKLFLRELPQPLVPPQLLPHFRAALALSESEQRLSQIRELIGSMPTPNRDTLRYLLEHLCRVIAHSDKNRMTPHNLGIVFGPTLFRPEQETSDPAAHALYPGQLVQLMLTDFTRLFR; this comes from the exons ATGCTGTCAGGCTGGTGGTGGCCAAGTACCTGGGGGAGCCTCGGGCTGGGATCCCGAAACCCTTCTCAGGGATCCCAGCTCTGCGCCCTCTATGCCTTCACTTACACTGGGGCAGATGGCCGACAAGTGTCCCTGGCTGAGGGGGACAGGTTCCTACTGCTTCGAAAGACCAACTCAGACTGGTGGTTGGCAAGGCGCCTGGGAGCACCCTCTACTTCCCGACCCATCTTTGTCCCAGCTGCCTACATGGCAGAGGAATCTATCTCTTCCCAGAGACCAACCACCATCACCTCCAGCCAATCCCTCTGGATTCCTG GGCCAAAGTTGTTTCCTGGCTCCCTGGAGGAGCTGCACCTGTCTCAGGAACCCCCAGGCAGAGCCCAGGCCACCTCTAAgcagcctcctcctctgccccccaaaaTGTGTAGAAGTGTCAGTGTTACCAATTTGAGGCCTACCCTTCTGAAGCCCTTTCAGGAAGGAGCAAGTGGAAGATCCCTCTCTCAGGAAAACTTGCTGACAGAGGCCAATGCTAACCCG GCAAGACCCCAGCCCCTCATGTCAGAGCACCCTGTGTACTGCAACCTAGTGGACCTTCGCCGCTGTCCCAAGTCTCCTCCCCCAAGCCCTGTGTGCCCCCCGCTGCAGAGACTGGACGCCTGGGAGCAGCACTTGGACCCTAACTCTGGGCGCTGCTTCTACATAAATTCGCTGACTGGCTCCAAGTCCTGGAAGCCCCCGCGCCGCACTCGCGTGCGAGAGATG aACCTTGGCTCCATGGAGGGGACGCAGACCCGGAATAGGGGCAACGGTGTCCTGCAACctcagacaaagggctcagaatctgaaacagggaaCCCAGAACTGCTTGGCCCCCAG ggtTCACTCTCCCACTGCCAGCACACCTCCCAGCTCCACCCCTCAGACCAGCCAGCAGCCTTGCAGCCCACTCGACCTCTGCCGCAGGTCTTGGACGACCCCCAT GAGGTGGAAAAGTCGGGTCTGCTCAACGTGACCAAGATCGCCCAGGGGGGGCGCAAGCTCAG GAAGAACTGGAGCTCATCTTGGGTGGTGTTAGCAGGTAACAGCTTGGTGTTCTACCGGGAgccgccgcccgccgcgcccTCCTCAATCTGG GGACCAGCGGGTAGCCGACCCGAAAGCAGCGTGGACCTGCGCGGGGCAGCCCTGGCCCACGGCCGCCACCTGTCCAGCCGCCGCAACGTCCTGCAC ATCCGCACGGTCCCCGGCCACGAGTTCCTGCTGCAGTCAGACCACGAGACCGAGTTGCGAGCCTGGCACCGCGCGCTGCGGGCGGTCATCGAACGCCTG GATCGAGAGAACCCCCTGGAGCTGCGTCTGTCAGGTTCGGGACCCGCAGAGCTGGAGGAGCTGAGCGGCGGAGAGGAAGACGAAGAGGAGTCGGAGCCGGTGTCCAGGCCACTGCTGCGGATCGGTGGCCGCGGGAGCTCTC GTCGGTGTCCTGAAGGAAACGAGCAGAACCGCGTGCGGAACAAACTAAAGCGCCTTATCGCAAAGAGACCATCCTTGCAAAGCTTGCAGGAGCGTGGTCTGCTCCGAG ACCAGGTGTTCGGCTGCCAGTTGGAATCACTGTGCCAGCGGGAAGGGGACACCGTGCCCAGCTTTGTGCGGCTCTGCATTGCTGCTGTGGATAAGAGAG GTCTAGATGTAGATGGCATTTACCGAGTGAGTGGGAACTTGGCGGTGGTCCAGAAACTTCGCTTCCTGGTGGACAGAG AGCGGGCGGTCACCTCCGATGGGAGGTATGTGTTCCCAGAACAGCCAGGACAAG AGGGCCGATTAGATTTGGACAGTGCCGAATGGGATGATATTCACGTGGTCACTGGAGCACTGAAGCTTTTTCTCAGGGAGCTACCCCAGCCTCTGGTGCCCCCACAGCTGCTGCCACATTTTCGTGCTGCCCTTG cACTCTCTGAATCAGAACAGCGCCTCTCTCAAATACGAGAATTAATAGGCTCAATGCCCACGCCGAACCGTGACACCCTGCGGTACCTCCTGGAGCATTTATGCAG GGTGATAGCACACTCAGATAAGAACCGCATGACCCCGCACAACCTGGGAATCGTGTTTGGGCCAACCCTGTTTCGCCCAGAGCAGGAGACATCTGACCCAGCAGCCCATGCTCTCTACCCTGGGCAGCTAGTCCAGCTCATGCTCACTGATTTCACCAGGCTTTTCCGTTGA
- the ARHGAP9 gene encoding rho GTPase-activating protein 9 isoform X1 has protein sequence MLSGWWWPSTWGSLGLGSRNPSQGSQLCALYAFTYTGADGRQVSLAEGDRFLLLRKTNSDWWLARRLGAPSTSRPIFVPAAYMAEESISSQRPTTITSSQSLWIPGPKLFPGSLEELHLSQEPPGRAQATSKQPPPLPPKMCRSVSVTNLRPTLLKPFQEGASGRSLSQENLLTEANANPARPQPLMSEHPVYCNLVDLRRCPKSPPPSPVCPPLQRLDAWEQHLDPNSGRCFYINSLTGSKSWKPPRRTRVREMNLGSMEGTQTRNRGNGVLQPQTKGSESETGNPELLGPQGSLSHCQHTSQLHPSDQPAALQPTRPLPQVLDDPHEVEKSGLLNVTKIAQGGRKLRKNWSSSWVVLAGNSLVFYREPPPAAPSSIWGPAGSRPESSVDLRGAALAHGRHLSSRRNVLHIRTVPGHEFLLQSDHETELRAWHRALRAVIERLDRENPLELRLSGSGPAELEELSGGEEDEEESEPVSRPLLRIGGRGSSRRCPEGNEQNRVRNKLKRLIAKRPSLQSLQERGLLRGLDVDGIYRVSGNLAVVQKLRFLVDRERAVTSDGRYVFPEQPGQEGRLDLDSAEWDDIHVVTGALKLFLRELPQPLVPPQLLPHFRAALALSESEQRLSQIRELIGSMPTPNRDTLRYLLEHLCRVIAHSDKNRMTPHNLGIVFGPTLFRPEQETSDPAAHALYPGQLVQLMLTDFTRLFR, from the exons ATGCTGTCAGGCTGGTGGTGGCCAAGTACCTGGGGGAGCCTCGGGCTGGGATCCCGAAACCCTTCTCAGGGATCCCAGCTCTGCGCCCTCTATGCCTTCACTTACACTGGGGCAGATGGCCGACAAGTGTCCCTGGCTGAGGGGGACAGGTTCCTACTGCTTCGAAAGACCAACTCAGACTGGTGGTTGGCAAGGCGCCTGGGAGCACCCTCTACTTCCCGACCCATCTTTGTCCCAGCTGCCTACATGGCAGAGGAATCTATCTCTTCCCAGAGACCAACCACCATCACCTCCAGCCAATCCCTCTGGATTCCTG GGCCAAAGTTGTTTCCTGGCTCCCTGGAGGAGCTGCACCTGTCTCAGGAACCCCCAGGCAGAGCCCAGGCCACCTCTAAgcagcctcctcctctgccccccaaaaTGTGTAGAAGTGTCAGTGTTACCAATTTGAGGCCTACCCTTCTGAAGCCCTTTCAGGAAGGAGCAAGTGGAAGATCCCTCTCTCAGGAAAACTTGCTGACAGAGGCCAATGCTAACCCG GCAAGACCCCAGCCCCTCATGTCAGAGCACCCTGTGTACTGCAACCTAGTGGACCTTCGCCGCTGTCCCAAGTCTCCTCCCCCAAGCCCTGTGTGCCCCCCGCTGCAGAGACTGGACGCCTGGGAGCAGCACTTGGACCCTAACTCTGGGCGCTGCTTCTACATAAATTCGCTGACTGGCTCCAAGTCCTGGAAGCCCCCGCGCCGCACTCGCGTGCGAGAGATG aACCTTGGCTCCATGGAGGGGACGCAGACCCGGAATAGGGGCAACGGTGTCCTGCAACctcagacaaagggctcagaatctgaaacagggaaCCCAGAACTGCTTGGCCCCCAG ggtTCACTCTCCCACTGCCAGCACACCTCCCAGCTCCACCCCTCAGACCAGCCAGCAGCCTTGCAGCCCACTCGACCTCTGCCGCAGGTCTTGGACGACCCCCAT GAGGTGGAAAAGTCGGGTCTGCTCAACGTGACCAAGATCGCCCAGGGGGGGCGCAAGCTCAG GAAGAACTGGAGCTCATCTTGGGTGGTGTTAGCAGGTAACAGCTTGGTGTTCTACCGGGAgccgccgcccgccgcgcccTCCTCAATCTGG GGACCAGCGGGTAGCCGACCCGAAAGCAGCGTGGACCTGCGCGGGGCAGCCCTGGCCCACGGCCGCCACCTGTCCAGCCGCCGCAACGTCCTGCAC ATCCGCACGGTCCCCGGCCACGAGTTCCTGCTGCAGTCAGACCACGAGACCGAGTTGCGAGCCTGGCACCGCGCGCTGCGGGCGGTCATCGAACGCCTG GATCGAGAGAACCCCCTGGAGCTGCGTCTGTCAGGTTCGGGACCCGCAGAGCTGGAGGAGCTGAGCGGCGGAGAGGAAGACGAAGAGGAGTCGGAGCCGGTGTCCAGGCCACTGCTGCGGATCGGTGGCCGCGGGAGCTCTC GTCGGTGTCCTGAAGGAAACGAGCAGAACCGCGTGCGGAACAAACTAAAGCGCCTTATCGCAAAGAGACCATCCTTGCAAAGCTTGCAGGAGCGTGGTCTGCTCCGAG GTCTAGATGTAGATGGCATTTACCGAGTGAGTGGGAACTTGGCGGTGGTCCAGAAACTTCGCTTCCTGGTGGACAGAG AGCGGGCGGTCACCTCCGATGGGAGGTATGTGTTCCCAGAACAGCCAGGACAAG AGGGCCGATTAGATTTGGACAGTGCCGAATGGGATGATATTCACGTGGTCACTGGAGCACTGAAGCTTTTTCTCAGGGAGCTACCCCAGCCTCTGGTGCCCCCACAGCTGCTGCCACATTTTCGTGCTGCCCTTG cACTCTCTGAATCAGAACAGCGCCTCTCTCAAATACGAGAATTAATAGGCTCAATGCCCACGCCGAACCGTGACACCCTGCGGTACCTCCTGGAGCATTTATGCAG GGTGATAGCACACTCAGATAAGAACCGCATGACCCCGCACAACCTGGGAATCGTGTTTGGGCCAACCCTGTTTCGCCCAGAGCAGGAGACATCTGACCCAGCAGCCCATGCTCTCTACCCTGGGCAGCTAGTCCAGCTCATGCTCACTGATTTCACCAGGCTTTTCCGTTGA
- the ARHGAP9 gene encoding rho GTPase-activating protein 9 isoform X3, with protein MSEHPVYCNLVDLRRCPKSPPPSPVCPPLQRLDAWEQHLDPNSGRCFYINSLTGSKSWKPPRRTRVREMNLGSMEGTQTRNRGNGVLQPQTKGSESETGNPELLGPQGSLSHCQHTSQLHPSDQPAALQPTRPLPQVLDDPHEVEKSGLLNVTKIAQGGRKLRKNWSSSWVVLAGNSLVFYREPPPAAPSSIWGPAGSRPESSVDLRGAALAHGRHLSSRRNVLHIRTVPGHEFLLQSDHETELRAWHRALRAVIERLDRENPLELRLSGSGPAELEELSGGEEDEEESEPVSRPLLRIGGRGSSRRCPEGNEQNRVRNKLKRLIAKRPSLQSLQERGLLRDQVFGCQLESLCQREGDTVPSFVRLCIAAVDKRGLDVDGIYRVSGNLAVVQKLRFLVDRERAVTSDGRYVFPEQPGQEGRLDLDSAEWDDIHVVTGALKLFLRELPQPLVPPQLLPHFRAALALSESEQRLSQIRELIGSMPTPNRDTLRYLLEHLCRVIAHSDKNRMTPHNLGIVFGPTLFRPEQETSDPAAHALYPGQLVQLMLTDFTRLFR; from the exons ATGTCAGAGCACCCTGTGTACTGCAACCTAGTGGACCTTCGCCGCTGTCCCAAGTCTCCTCCCCCAAGCCCTGTGTGCCCCCCGCTGCAGAGACTGGACGCCTGGGAGCAGCACTTGGACCCTAACTCTGGGCGCTGCTTCTACATAAATTCGCTGACTGGCTCCAAGTCCTGGAAGCCCCCGCGCCGCACTCGCGTGCGAGAGATG aACCTTGGCTCCATGGAGGGGACGCAGACCCGGAATAGGGGCAACGGTGTCCTGCAACctcagacaaagggctcagaatctgaaacagggaaCCCAGAACTGCTTGGCCCCCAG ggtTCACTCTCCCACTGCCAGCACACCTCCCAGCTCCACCCCTCAGACCAGCCAGCAGCCTTGCAGCCCACTCGACCTCTGCCGCAGGTCTTGGACGACCCCCAT GAGGTGGAAAAGTCGGGTCTGCTCAACGTGACCAAGATCGCCCAGGGGGGGCGCAAGCTCAG GAAGAACTGGAGCTCATCTTGGGTGGTGTTAGCAGGTAACAGCTTGGTGTTCTACCGGGAgccgccgcccgccgcgcccTCCTCAATCTGG GGACCAGCGGGTAGCCGACCCGAAAGCAGCGTGGACCTGCGCGGGGCAGCCCTGGCCCACGGCCGCCACCTGTCCAGCCGCCGCAACGTCCTGCAC ATCCGCACGGTCCCCGGCCACGAGTTCCTGCTGCAGTCAGACCACGAGACCGAGTTGCGAGCCTGGCACCGCGCGCTGCGGGCGGTCATCGAACGCCTG GATCGAGAGAACCCCCTGGAGCTGCGTCTGTCAGGTTCGGGACCCGCAGAGCTGGAGGAGCTGAGCGGCGGAGAGGAAGACGAAGAGGAGTCGGAGCCGGTGTCCAGGCCACTGCTGCGGATCGGTGGCCGCGGGAGCTCTC GTCGGTGTCCTGAAGGAAACGAGCAGAACCGCGTGCGGAACAAACTAAAGCGCCTTATCGCAAAGAGACCATCCTTGCAAAGCTTGCAGGAGCGTGGTCTGCTCCGAG ACCAGGTGTTCGGCTGCCAGTTGGAATCACTGTGCCAGCGGGAAGGGGACACCGTGCCCAGCTTTGTGCGGCTCTGCATTGCTGCTGTGGATAAGAGAG GTCTAGATGTAGATGGCATTTACCGAGTGAGTGGGAACTTGGCGGTGGTCCAGAAACTTCGCTTCCTGGTGGACAGAG AGCGGGCGGTCACCTCCGATGGGAGGTATGTGTTCCCAGAACAGCCAGGACAAG AGGGCCGATTAGATTTGGACAGTGCCGAATGGGATGATATTCACGTGGTCACTGGAGCACTGAAGCTTTTTCTCAGGGAGCTACCCCAGCCTCTGGTGCCCCCACAGCTGCTGCCACATTTTCGTGCTGCCCTTG cACTCTCTGAATCAGAACAGCGCCTCTCTCAAATACGAGAATTAATAGGCTCAATGCCCACGCCGAACCGTGACACCCTGCGGTACCTCCTGGAGCATTTATGCAG GGTGATAGCACACTCAGATAAGAACCGCATGACCCCGCACAACCTGGGAATCGTGTTTGGGCCAACCCTGTTTCGCCCAGAGCAGGAGACATCTGACCCAGCAGCCCATGCTCTCTACCCTGGGCAGCTAGTCCAGCTCATGCTCACTGATTTCACCAGGCTTTTCCGTTGA